A stretch of DNA from Paenibacillus albus:
GAATATTTGATAAACAAGCAGTCATGCCGACTGAAAGATATAACGGAATTGTTCATGGATACGGGTATCGGTAAAGAGGCGTATTCCATTATCGGACAAGGCCGGATTGAAGAGATTCTTAGTACACGTTCGGAGGATCGGCGCGGTATTTTTGAAGAAGCATCAGGCATTGTGAAGTACAAGTCGCGCAAACGCGAAGCGCAGAAGAAGCTCGATGAGACGGAGACGAATCTGCTGCGTATTCACGATTTGGTGACGGAGCTCGAAGATCAAGTCGAACCGCTGCGTGTGCAATCGGAGAAAGCGATCCAATATAAGCAGCTGCGAGATCAGCTGAAGCATGCAGAAATTTCGATGTACGTACATAACATAGAAACCGTACACAGATCTTGGAATGAATCGAACGCGAAGATGGCTAAGCTGCAGGAAGAACAGCTTGCGCTATCTACAGTTGTGAGTAAGCATGATGCGGTGCTCGAGAAGGACCGACTGAAGCTGCGCGAGCTGGAGGAGACGCTGGACCGCCTTCACGAATCGATGCTGCAATATAGCGAAGAGTACGAGAAGTGCGAAGGCTATGGCGAGGTTCTAAAGGAGCGTAAACGCAACCTGGAGCAGAATCGAGCACAGCTCGAAGCGACGCTGGCTGCACAGAACGAGCGGATTCAGGCGCTGACGAAGGAAGAAGCGGAGTTTCGCGGTAAGGCGGCTGCGCTTGACAGCGACTTGAACGTGCTGCGTGCAAAGCTGGCGCAGGAGGAAGCGCAGCTGCTTGGTACTAGCGCGTCGGCATCCGGTGATGCGGAAGAATCGCTCAAGGGCGAGCTGCTTGACGTGCTAAGTACGATGGCGCAGCTTCGCAATGAAATCCGATATGCGCATCAGCAGGAAGAAGCGCTGCAGCGCCGGATGGAACGGCTTGGCGATGAGCATGCGAAGTGGCAGGAGCAGCACGATAAGCTGAAGGCTAGACGAGCTGAACTGTCTCAGAAGCTTGAGGCGACGCTCGCTGACATTAACAAATTCCGCAACAAGTACATTACCGAAGCGGAGCAGCTGCAGAACGGCCAGAAGCTGCTTGAAGAAGCAGGCGGCGCAATGCGCAAGTGGGAGCAGAAGCTAGAAGCGCTCACTTCTCGCCGGGATACGATGAAAGAGATGCAGGACGATCTTGACGGCTTTATGCAAGGTGTCCGTGAAATTTTGAGAGCTTCTCGCCGTACATCTGGCGGCGTCGAAGGTGTACACGGTGCGGTCGCGGAGCTTATCCGAGTACCTGAGAAGGTCGAGCTTGCGATTGAAACTGCACTCGGCGGCGCGCTTCAGCACGTTGTCATGAACGATGAGCGCTCAGCCCGTGCAGCGATTGCGTTTTTGAAGTCTCGTCAGCTCGGACGAGCTACGTTCCTGCCGCTCGATGTCATTCGCGGACGGAATATTCCGGAGCATGATCGCAGAACCATCGCAGGCATGGAAGGTTTCGTCGGCATTGCCGCCGAGCTCGTATCCTGCGATGCGAAGTATGCGCAGGTTGCGGAGAGCTTGCTTGGCAATGTACTTATCTCCGAGACACTCGAGCATGCGAACCGGATTGCGGCAAAATGCCAGTATCGCTTCCGAGTCGTTACGCTCGAAGGAGACGTCGTTAATGCGGGCGGTTCGATGACAGGAGGCAGCATTCAGAAGAAGGGCGCTAACCTGCTCGGCCGTACAAGGCAGATCGAACAGCTCGATGAAGAGATTAAGTCGACAGGGGAGCAAATTACGAAGCTGCGAGATAAGATTGCCGACCTTCGCAAGGAGCAGTCCATTCGCAATCAGAATGTTGATGATTTGCGCGCGCAAGGCGAGAAAGTACGGATCGAAGAGCAGCACGTACGTGCGGAGCTCCAGCAGCTCGATAATGAGCAGCGCCATCTGGATGATCAGGCACAGCTGTTCCAAGCGGACAGTGCCGGACATAAGACAGAGCAGCAGCAGCTAAGCCTGTCGGCGAAGGATGCGGAAGAGCGGCTTGAGGTGCTGACGAAGGAAGAAGCTCGGCTGCAGGAAGGGATTCGTATGGCTGAGGATCGCCGTAAGGCCGGCGAATCAGCTAAAGAGCAGCTGCAGGATCAGCTGACGGATCTGAAGATCGCCCTCGCGAAGACGGATCAGGAGAAGATGTCATTCGAGGACCAAGCAGCCCGTATCCGGTCGGATGTCGGCCGCGCGAAGCAGGAGCTGTCCGGCTTGCGTGAAATGCTGATGCGCCAAGAGGAAGAGACTTCGCAGCATGCAGCTGAGAGCATAAAGCAGGTTGAACAGCTGAACACTTTGAAGCTGAAGAAGGATTCCTGCTCGGAGCAGACGGATCTCAGACGTGCCGAGCGTGCTGAGCTTACTCGTGAGCTGGAGCAGGGCGAGAGCGAGACGAAGGAGCAGCGTACGCAGCTGCGCAGCATCGAGGATCAGCTGCGCCAGATTGAAATTGCGGTGAATCGTCTCGATGTCGAGCTTGATAATTTGCTTCGCAAGCTAAGCGAGGAATACGAGCTTAGCTACGAGCTGGCAAAGGAGCGTTATCCGGTTCCGGAGGATGTACTTGCTGCTCAGAACGAGGTGCGTGACCTGAAGCGTCGTATCTCGATCCTTGGTGAAGTAAACCTTGGCGCCATTGACGAGTACGAACGCGTGAAGGAGCGGTACACGTTCCTGAACGATCAGAAGAATGACTTGATTGAAGCAAAGACGACGCTGTATCAAGTTATACGCGAGATGGACGAAGAGATGAGCAAACGATTCCGTACGACATTTGAAGCGATTCGCGGCCACTTTGTTGTCGTCTTCGCAAAGCTGTTCGGCGGCGGACGTGCTGATCTGATCATGGTCGATCCAGATCGAGTACTCGATAGCGGTATTGATATCGTAGCTCAGCCTCCAGGCAAGAAGCTGCAGAATCTGCAGCTCCTCTCCGGCGGCGAACGCGCACTGACCGCTATCGCGCTGTTGTTTGCGATTTTGCAAGTTAAACCTGTGCCGTTCTGTGTGCTTGATGAGGTTGAAGCCGCGTTAGACGAAGCGAACGTTGCGCGATTCGCACAATATTTGCGTGAATTCTCGGAACTTACGCAGTTTATCGTCGTAACACACCGTAAAGGAACGATGGAAGAAGCCGATGTACTCTATGGCGTAACGATGGAGGAAGGCGGCGTTTCCAAGCTTGTTTCGGTCCGGTTGGAGGACGAAGAAGCGGTATCTGCTTAATTGCTGCAGCTTGCAGGAATGAACGTCTGTATTGTAGAGCCGGAGCTTTGGCAGCAGCTTGTTTGCGCCGAGGCCCGGCTTTTGCAAATGAAGGGATGGAGGAAATGGGATGAGTTTTTTTAAACGCCTGAAGGAAAGCATTGCACAGAAGACCGAGGCAGTCACGTCGAAGTTCAAGGAAGGACTAACGAAGACGCGGACAGCGTTCGTAGGCAAGATCGAGGATTTGATCACACGCCGTAAGAAGATTGACGAGATGTTCTATGAAGAGCTGGAAGAAATTCTGATCGGCGCGGATGTCGGCGTAAACACGGTAATGGAACTTATTGATGATTTACGCGCAGAAGTGAAGAAACGTAAAATCGAGAATGCAGCCGAGCTGCAGCCGATTCTGTCGGAGAAGCTTGTAGACCTCCTGAAAGGCAATGCATCCACGTCGCTGCGCATGGCAGATCAAGGAATGACCGTTATCTTGTTCGTGGGCGTTAACGGCGTCGGTAAGACAACGACAATCGGCAAGCTCGCGCACAAGTTCAAGAGTGAAGGCAAGAGCGTTCTGCTTGCGGCAGGGGATACATTCCGTGCAGGCGCGATTGAACAGCTGGAAGTATGGGGCAAGCGTGTCGGCGTTGACGTGATCAAACAAGAATCGGGAGCAGACCCAGCGGCGGTTATGTACGATGCGGTTCATGCAGCGAAGCAGCGCGGCGTTGATGTGCTGCTGTGCGATACGGCCGGCCGTTTGCAGAATAAGCACAACCTGATGGAAGAGCTGAACAAGATCTTCCGCGTCATCCAGCGTGAAGTGCCAAGTGCGCCACATGAAGTATTGCTCGTTCTGGATGCAGCAACAGGCCAGAATGCGCTAAGCCAAGCGAAGCTGTTCGGCGAGAAGAGCGGCGTAACAGGTCTCGTATTGACGAAGCTTGATGGGACGGCAAAAGGCGGTATCGTCATTGCAATCCGCAACGAGCTGGATTTACCGGTGAAGCTGGTCGGTCTTGGCGAGAAAATGGACGATCTTCAGGAATTTGATTCCGAGCAATTCGTTCACGCGCTGTTCGGCGGACTGCTGCAGAACGTAGAAGATGAGTCCGAAACAGCAGAATAATAAGGGTCTCTCGAGGGCGTCAACCTTTTTTACTTGACAGTCCATATTCAGATGCGCTATGATAGGCGTCGTGGAATTAGTGTAAAGGTAATTGCCTTGACGCAAAGGAGTGGGAAGCATGATGATCCATGAATCTGACGCCCTGGCGAAGACGAACCGAATTAATATGCTGTTTGACTTCTATGAGAAGCTGCTGACTGAGAAGCAGCAAACTTTTCTTAAATATTATTTCCATGATGATTATTCGCTCGGCGAAATTGCTGCTGAGTTCGATATTACAAGGCAAGCCGTGTACGAGCATGTGAAGCGTGCCGGATCCGTGCTGGAGAGCTACGAGAGCAAGCTTGGCTTGCTTCGCAAGCATACTGCGTCGGAGAACTGGCTGAATAAGCTGGAGTCGCTCGCAGAACTGGCAGGATCCAATGAAGATCTTCGTACGAAGCTTCAAGACATCGCCAAGGGATTGCGCGATGAGATACATGGCGGTACATAGTAACAATTAAGGAGGTGACGATCATGGCATTTGAAGGATTGTCCAGCAGGCTGCAGAACGTGTTTGGCAAGCTGCGCGGCAAAGGTAAAGTGTCCGAGGATGATGTTAACGAAGCGATGCGCGAGGTGCGGTTAGCCTTGTTGGAAGCCGATGTTAACTTCAAAGTCGTCAAGGATTTCATCGCGAAGGTGAAGGAACAGGCTATCGGAGCGGAAGTGATGAAGAGCTTCACGCCTGGCATGGTCGTCGTCGATATCGTAAACAAAGAACTTACTGAGCTTATGGGCGGCACGCAATCGAAGCTGGCCAAATCGAATAAGCCGCCGACTGTCATTCTGATGGCGGGTCTGCAAGGTGCAGGTAAAACAACCTCCAGCGCGAAGCTGGCGAAGCTTCTCCTTAAGGACAAGCATAAGCCGCTTATGATCGCAGGCGATATTTACCGCCCGGCAGCGATTAAGCAGCTGCAAGTGCTCGGCGAGCAGATCGGTGTTCCGGTCTTTACGCTAGGCGATCAAACGTCGCCGGTCGATATCGCACGTGCTGGACTGCAGCACGCGAAGGATAACGGACATGATTATGTCATTATCGATACTGCGGGCCGTCTTCATATTGATGAAGCGCTGATGGCTGAGATTCGTCAGATCCATGACGTAACGAACCCAGATGAAGTGCTCCTGGTTGTCGATGCGATGACAGGTCAAGAAGCGGTTAACGTTGCACAGAGTTTCCATAGCCAACTCGAGCTGACTGGTGTTATCCTTACCAAGCTGGACGGCGATACTCGCGGTGGTGCTGCGCTTTCGGTTAAAGCAGTTACCGGTTGTCCGATTAAGTTCGCGGCGACAGGCGAGAAGATTGAACCTCTTGAACCATTCCATCCGGAGCGGATGGCTTCCCGAATACTAGGCATGGGCGATATGCTCTCGCTGATCGAGAAAGCCCATTCGACCATTGACGCTGAGAAAGCGGCGGAGATGGAGCGCAAGATGCGTACGGCGGAATTCACGTTCGATGATTTCCTAGATCAGATGGAACAGGTTCGTAAGCTCGGACCGCTCGACCAGCTGCTCGACATGATGCCTGGCATGGGCAAAATGAAGGATATGAAGAACATGAAGGTGGATGAGAAGCAGATTGGCCGCGTCGAAGCGATCGTAAGGTCGATGACGAAGGCCGAGAAGCAGAAGCCTGAAATTATGAATCACAGCAGACGCAAGCGTATCGCTGCGGGAAGCGGCACTTCCATTACGGAAGTTAACCGCCTCATTAAGCAGTTTGAAGATATGAAGAAGATGATGAAGCAGTTCTCCTCGATGATGGGTCCTAAAGGTCCTAAGGGTGGCATGAAAGGTCTTAAGAACATGCTGCCGAAAGGCATGAAGTTTCCTTTCTAATCTTGGCGATAAGCATACGATAATTTTTTGAAGGAGGTGAATTTCAAAATGGCAGTACGTATTCGTTTGAAACGTATCGGTGCGCACAAAGCACCTTTCTACCGTGTGGTAGTATCGGATTCCCGTTCCCCACGTGACGGTCGCTTCATTGAAGAAATCGGCACTTATAACCCGGTTGCTCAACCGGCACAAGTGAACATCGATGAAGAGAAAGCTCTTAAATGGCTTCAAAACGGAGCTCAAGCTTCTGACACAGTTCGTAACTTGCTTTCCAAAGCAGGCGTTATGACTAAGCTTCATGAATCTAAGCTTCAAAAATAACTACTCGATGCGGGGGGCCTATTGTGATGAAAGATTTGATTCTTGTCATAGCGAAGGCTTTAGTGGATTACCCGGAGGACGTGCGTGTCGACGTGAAAGAAGACGATCGCGGCACCGTCTATCTGCTGTCGGTGAACCCTGACGATGTCGGGAAAGTCATCGGCAAGCAGGGACGGATTGCTAAAGCGCTGCGGACGGTTGTCACATCGGCTGCCGTCAAATCGCATAAGCGCGTTATGGTCGATATTATTTCATAGCGATCGTACATCGAGACAGGGTTAGGATACGTACGTATCCTAGCCCTTTTTCGATGTTAATAACGATAAAGGCAGGAGACATCAATAATGGAACAGTGGTTATCTGTCGGTAAATTAGTGAATACACATGGCATCCGCGGCGAAGTGAAAATTGTGCTGCAGACGGATTTTCCAGAGGAGCGTTTTGCACCGAAGTCTGTGCTAACGCTGCTTGAGCCGGAATCAAAACAGAAGTTTGAAGTTGAAGTGGTGAGTGCGAGGCTCCACAAGAATATGTACATCGTGAAGTTTAAAGGCTGGGACAACATTAATGATGTTGAGAAATACAAAGGCTGGGAGCTAAAGGTATCCAAGGATGACCTTGTGCCGCTTGAAGAAGGCGAGTATTATCATCACCAAATAATCGATTGTACGGTTGTTACTGACGAAGGGGAAGAGCTTGGCGTCATTACGGAAATTCTCTCTCCTGGTGCGAACGATGTATGGGTCGTAAAGCCGAAGAAGGGCAAGGAAGTGCTCATCCCTGTCATTGATGATGTCGTGCTCGATGTCAACATTGCCGCAAAGTCTGTTAAAGTACACCTGATGGAAGGGCTGATCTAGCCTTATGCGTATTGACGTATTAACGCTGTTTCCAGAAATGTTCCACGGCGTATTCGGAGCGAGCATTCTCGGAAAAGCGAGAGATAAAGGCATTGTTAGTCTAAACGCGGTTAACTTCCGTGATTATGCGAATAATAAACATAATACGGTAGATGACTATCCATACGGCGGCGGTGGAGGCATGGTGCTTAAGCCAGAGCCGCTATTCGCAGCTGTAGAGGAGCTTATGCCAGAAGGCGGCCAGCGTCCACGCGTCATTCTGCTTTGCCCGCAAGGGGAACCCTACACGCAGAAGAAAGCGGAGGAACTGTCGCAGCACGACCATCTTGTGTTCGTTTGCGGCCATTATGAAGGCTACGATGAGCGAATCAGGCAGCACCTCGTCACCGATGAAATATCGCTTGGCGATTATGTGCTGACAGGCGGCGAGCTTCCCGCTATGGTTATCATCGATAGTGTTGTTCGTTTGCTTCCTGGCGCGCTAGGCAATGAGAACTCAGCCGTGACCGATTCGTTCAGCACGGGGCTGCTTGAGCATCCTCACTATACGCGTCCTGCGGTGTTCCGTGATTGGGAAGTGCCGGATGTGCTGCTCTCCGGTCATCATGCGAATGTAGAGGTTTGGCGGCGTCAGCAGTCCATTCTACGTACGCTGGAGCGCCGTCCGGAGCTGCTTGAATCGGCGGAGCTGACGAAGAAAGAACGGCAGTGGCTGGATGGAATCATAAAGGAACGTGCAAACAAAGAATAAAGCTAACGCTCTAGCACACTTTGATAGATTTCGTGAAAGTAGTGTTGTGTTCTAGGCGTGGATATGTTATAGTATCAGATGTTGCTTTGTTAACTCGGACGGTCCGCTATAAAGCCAAGATCCGTTTCGTTTGTAGTGAAGGATTCGGGTAGCTTATAAGAACGTCTATGGTGGAAGGAGTGAATCTAAATGAATCTTTTGCAAATCATTGCGCAAGAAAATCTTCGTACTGACATCCCTAACTTTCGCCCAGGCGATACATTGAAGGTGCATGTTAAAGTAATCGAGGGTTCGCGTGAGCGTGTACAGTTGTTCGAAGGCGTTGTAATCAAACGTCGCGGCGGCGGTATCTCCGCTACTTTCACAGTGCGTAAAATCTCGTACGGTGTTGGTGTGGAAAGAACTTTCCCACTGAACTCGCCGAAGATCGAGAAGATTGAAGTTGCTCGTCGTGGTAAAGTTCGCCGCGCGAAACTGTACTATCTTCGTGAACTTCGCGGTAAAGCTGCGAGAATCAAAGAAATTCGTTAATGAACGTCAAGAGGGGGACTTGCGCAAACAAGTCCCTTTTCGTTTTTCTACATATGTGAAAAAAAGGTAAACTCCGATTATAGAAGAGGGTGGATAGCGTGGATCAACAACGCCGGACGGAAGAAAACGAACAAGAAGCCAAGCAGAATGATGTAGTAGCAACTGCTGAAGAAAGTGCGGATACGCCAGTAGCTACAAGCACCCGTTCAGGCAACCGAACGCAGAAGGAAGTGATGGAATGGGTCAAGGCACTCGCCATTGCAGCGATACTCGTTCTCGTCATTCGCTATTTCCTGTTTGCCCCGTTTATTGTTGACGGACCTTCAATGGAGCCTAACTTCTATACCGGTGAACGGTTAATTGTGAATAAAGTGATTTATGATATTAGAGAACCGAAGCGCGGCGAAGTCATCGTATTCCATGTGCCTGATGAAGGCCGTGATTTCATTAAACGCGTCATTGGCGTACCAGGCGACAAAGTGAAATACGAAGGCGATAACCTGTACATTAACGGCAAGAAGGTTGACGAGCCATATTTGGCGGAATCGATCGCGAATGCCAAAGCGAACGGTGAAATCTTTAATAATGAAGGCACAGACCGGAACTTCCCGAACGCGAACTTTACGACAGATGTAGTACCCGAAGGAACAGTGCTTGCGTTCGGTGACAACCGCCGCAACAGTAAGGACAGCCGGATGATCGGCTTTGTTTCGGACAAGGAGATCGTCGGAAGAGCGGATATTATTTTCTGGCCCGCTGCGAAAATGTCCTTCGTGAAACATGGATGAGGTGAGTTAACGATATGACGATTCAATGGTTTCCCGGCCATATGACGAGGGCCCGGAGGGAAATTGAGGCAAAGCTCAAGCTGATCGATATCGCAATCGAGCTGCTTGATGCGAGAGTTCCGCTCTCAAGCCGAAACCCGATGGTGGATGACATTCTCAAAGGGAAGCCTCGTTTGATTTTGCTTAATAAGACAGATTTGGCTGATGCCCGTACAACGGACAAGTGGATGGCTTATTTTGCAGATATGGGGCATACAAGTCTTGCGATAGATGCTTCGACTGGCACGAGAGTGAATGAAATTCCGGTTCGAGTGAAACAACTGCTGCATGAGAAAATTGCGCGTCAAATATCGAAGGGTATTACCCCTCGTGCTGTTCGCGGTCTAATTGTCGGCATTCCGAATGTCGGCAAATCGACGTTAATTAATCGGCTCGCAGGTCGCGCAATTGCAGCAACTGGCGACCGCCCTGGCGTAACGAAAGGCCAGCAGTGGATCAAAGTCGGCACCGAGATGGAGCTGCTCGATACACCGGGTATTCTATGGCCTAAGTTCGAGGATCAGCACGTTGGCATGAAGCTCGCAATGACAGGCGCAATTAAAGAACAAGTCATTAATGTAGAAGAAGTTGCCTTCTTCGCGGTGAAAGAACTGACGAAACGTTACTGGGATTCGATGTCGGAACGTTTCAGTTTGACGAATCCTCCAAAAGATTACGATGATGCGGACGAGATCGTACGCGTCATGGAAGATATCGGTCGCAAGCGCGGCTGTCTCGTGAGCGGCGGTCGGGTTGATCTGGAGAAAGCATCCGGCATCATTCTACGTGAGCTTCGGGCAGGCAATCTTGGCCGGATTACGTTGGAATCACCGGAAGATATGATGTAGAATTTGGACGGCTGCCTTGATTGTATGAGGGAGCCGTTTGTTGTTTCATGGGATAACGCGAGTGGGGAAGCGGGGGAACAGAGGATGCTGGAGTTTGAGAAGCCATTATGGGCGCAAGGCTTCCGCTATATTGCCGGAGTTGATGAGGTTGGCCGGGGCTGTTTATTCGGCGATGTGGTCGCTGCGGCGGTTATTTTGCCAGAGGGGCTTGTGCTTGAAGGCGTTGACGATTCGAAGAAGCTGACCGAGAAGAAGCGCGAAGAGCTGTATGAGGTCATCATAGAACATGCAGAAGCATGGGCAGTCGCGTGTGTCGATGCATCTGTCGTGGACACGATCAATATTAAGCAAGCGGCACGGCTCGCGATGAAGCAGGCAGTTGAGATGCTGTCGGTGCAGGCGGAGTATTTGCTCGTTGATGCAGAGAAAGTGGATATCCTTTTGCCGCAGGAAGCGATCATTAAAGGCGATGCTAGGAGCCAGTCTATCGCTGCCGCTTCGATCATGGCGAAAGTGACTCGAGACCGCCTCTGCCAAGGCGGGTGGAATGAGCTGTATCCGGAATACGGGATTGCGATACATAAAGGGTATGCGACAAAGCTGCACCGTGAGAAACTGCTTGAGCTTGGTCCAACCCCGATGCACCGTCAGAGCTTCCTGAAAAAGCTGCTAGGGGAGCAGGAAGTAGAGCAGCAGCTGTTGTTTTAGAGGGTGAAACTTGTTGATGAAACGCTGCTGTGTTTGGCCGCTGATTCCGTTTTAATCGGAGTCAGCGGTTTTTTGTTGGGTTAGGTGCGGGATGGAGAGGTGGTAAAGAGATTAGCTCTACCCATCAGGATACACTGGGCTAACGAATCGGATCGTGCTTATGCAGCTATTATCGGCAGGTTAAATCGGCTAATGAATCGTGGTCATGCTAATGTCCGGATTATGCTATCGATAGTGCTGAAATGAGTGGAATAACGTTACTTGGGTTCTTTAGAATGTGAAAACCTGCGATTTCAAGTAAATAGCGACTCTTGGGTTCGTAAGCATTTCACAACTGCTTAATTTTTTGCAATTAAAACCATCTGAGTACATTACCATTTCAAACCTAGACTCATTTGCTCGCAAAACGCCATCTAAGTTCATTTAGAAGGGGGCTGGGCTGGGGGTGAGCTCTAACTGGTTGCACTAGTTGGGCCGATCTGAGTAGGTAACTATGGGAGTTATTTGTGAGTTGGGGTTAATTCAGTTGTGTTGCGATCGAATTGTTAGTTGGAATGGTTAAGATGATCGCATCGGCAGCCGATAATAGGGATATAGATGTTGACGTGAATATGGCAATCGGTTTATGCAGGAAGGATGCGTTTCGGATGACGTTATCAATAGGACAATTGATGAAAGGCTTAATCGGCGATGCGCAGCCTGCGGATGGAAAAGCACTGGAGCTGAAGGTTGGCCAGATCGTGCGGGCAGTTCTCGTTAAGATGTTGGATGATCAAGAGGGGATCATTCAAATCAACGGGACTCAGGTGCAAGCCAAGCTGGAGACTCCTCTGCAGCCCGGGCAAGCGACACTGCTGCAGGTGCAGCCGCAGTCGATGGATGGAACTCTTGTGCTGAAGCAGGTAGATCAGCAAAGTGCCGTAATGCCTGAAGCGACGATGAAAGAGTGGCTCAAGGGAGCAGGGCTGCCAGAGCAGAAGTGGACCGCGCAGCTCGTGAATGATTTGAAGCAGAGCGGTGTGCCGATTACGCGCGAGACAGCAGGTCAGTTCAAACAAGCGCTTGCCGAGATGCCTCAAGGAATAGATCCGAAGACTTGGATGAATGCAGCGTCACTCGCGGCGAAGCGCGGTTTGCCCATGACAAGCGCGACGATTAGTGCGCTTGCGCAGACGCAGTCCGGCGCTCCAGCACATGTGCTGCTGGAAGCGCTGGAGCAGGGGCTTGCCGCTTGGAGAAGCGACACTGCCGCCGCAAAGGATGGGGCGGCAGGAGGAGCTTCGCGGCCGCCGACTGCGGGGCAAGCGGCAGCAGCGAAGCTGCAGGCGATGCTGACCGAAGGTGCAGCCCTTATGCGCGAAGCGTCCGGGGCCGGCGCCGCA
This window harbors:
- the lepB gene encoding signal peptidase I; amino-acid sequence: MDQQRRTEENEQEAKQNDVVATAEESADTPVATSTRSGNRTQKEVMEWVKALAIAAILVLVIRYFLFAPFIVDGPSMEPNFYTGERLIVNKVIYDIREPKRGEVIVFHVPDEGRDFIKRVIGVPGDKVKYEGDNLYINGKKVDEPYLAESIANAKANGEIFNNEGTDRNFPNANFTTDVVPEGTVLAFGDNRRNSKDSRMIGFVSDKEIVGRADIIFWPAAKMSFVKHG
- the ylqF gene encoding ribosome biogenesis GTPase YlqF, whose product is MTIQWFPGHMTRARREIEAKLKLIDIAIELLDARVPLSSRNPMVDDILKGKPRLILLNKTDLADARTTDKWMAYFADMGHTSLAIDASTGTRVNEIPVRVKQLLHEKIARQISKGITPRAVRGLIVGIPNVGKSTLINRLAGRAIAATGDRPGVTKGQQWIKVGTEMELLDTPGILWPKFEDQHVGMKLAMTGAIKEQVINVEEVAFFAVKELTKRYWDSMSERFSLTNPPKDYDDADEIVRVMEDIGRKRGCLVSGGRVDLEKASGIILRELRAGNLGRITLESPEDMM
- a CDS encoding ribonuclease HII, whose translation is MLEFEKPLWAQGFRYIAGVDEVGRGCLFGDVVAAAVILPEGLVLEGVDDSKKLTEKKREELYEVIIEHAEAWAVACVDASVVDTINIKQAARLAMKQAVEMLSVQAEYLLVDAEKVDILLPQEAIIKGDARSQSIAAASIMAKVTRDRLCQGGWNELYPEYGIAIHKGYATKLHREKLLELGPTPMHRQSFLKKLLGEQEVEQQLLF